A genomic region of Arachis stenosperma cultivar V10309 chromosome 9, arast.V10309.gnm1.PFL2, whole genome shotgun sequence contains the following coding sequences:
- the LOC130950440 gene encoding ethylene receptor 2 — MLKAVASWFLLICSLLLWVTVSATTTDNGFPRCNCDDESSLWTIESILECQRVGDFLIAVAYFSIPIELLYFISCTNVPFKWVLIQFIAFIVLCGLTHLLNGWTYGPHTFQLMVALTVFKILTALVSCATAITLVTLIPMLLKVKVREFMLKKKTWDLGREVGLIMKQKEAASHVRMLTQEIRKSLDRHTILYTTLVELSKTLGLQTCAVWMPNVEKTEMNLTHELNRRNFNFTIPITDPDVVKIKGSDGVNILGPDSALAGASSGVNGEIGPVAAIRMPMLRVCNFKGGTPELTQACYAILVLILPSGETRSWSNQELEIIKVVADQVAVALSHAAILEESQLMREKLEEQNRALQQAKRDAMMASQARSSFQKVMSDGMRRPMHSILGLLSMVQDDNLKSEQKLIVDAMLRTSNVLSNLINDAMDNSAKDDGRFSLEIRSFRLHSMIKEAACLAKCMCVYRGFGFLVEVEKSLPDNVMGDERRVFQVILHMVGNLLDHSQREGTLVLRVFAETGSQGRTDKGWTSWRPSSSSGDVNIRFEIGINSSDSEIGSSFSSGFGVRKFSSDRVEGRLSFSICKRIVQLMQGNIWLVPNSHGYPQSMALVLRFQLRPSISIAISEPGEFSERTGSNSLLRGLQVLLADNDDVNRAVTQKLLQKLGCIVATVSSGFECLTAIGPAGTSFQIILLDLHMPDIDGFEVTTRIRKFRSRNWPIIVALTVNMGDELWEKCMQIGINGVIQKPVLLQGIASELRRLIIQGNNVL, encoded by the exons ATGTTAAAAGCAGTGGCATCTTGGTTCTTGTTGATTTGCTCACTCCTCTTATGGGTAACTGTATCTGCAACAACAACAGATAATGGATTTCCAAGATGCAACTGTGATGATGAATCTAGCTTGTGGACTATTGAGAGCATTCTAGAATGCCAGAGAGTTGGGGATTTCTTGATTGCTGTGGCATACTTCTCAATCCCCATTGAGCTTCTTTACTTCATAAGTTGCACAAATGTTCCTTTCAAATGGGTGCTTATACAGTTCATTGCCTTCATTGTTCTTTGTGGATTGACGCATTTGTTGAATGGGTGGACTTATGGCCCTCACACTTTTCAGCTCATGGTGGCACTCACCGTCTTCAAGATTCTCACGGCGTTGGTGTCGTGTGCCACGGCGATTACGCTTGTCACGCTGATCCCTATGCTTCTTAAGGTGAAGGTCAGGGAGTTCATGCTGAAGAAAAAGACGTGGGATCTTGGACGGGAGGTTGGTCTTATAATGAAGCAAAAGGAGGCTGCAAGCCATGTGAGGATGCTCACTCAGGAGATTCGAAAGTCGCTTGATAGGCATACGATTCTATATACCACTTTGGTGGAGCTTTCTAAGACACTCGGATTGCAGACTTGTGCTGTGTGGATGCCTAATGTTGAGAAGACAGAGATGAACCTTACTCATGAATTAAATAGGaggaattttaattttactataCCAATTACTGATCCGGACGTTGTAAAGATTAAAGGAAGTGATGGAGTGAATATACTTGGTCCTGACTCGGCACTTGCTGGTGCAAGTAGTGGTGTAAATGGCGAGATTGGACCGGTTGCTGCAATCCGTATGCCAATGTTGCGAGTTTGTAATTTCAAAGGAGGAACACCGGAGTTAACGCAGGCATGTTATGCAATATTGGTATTGATTCTTCCGAGTGGAGAGACTAGATCTTGGAGCAATCAAGAGCTGGAGATAATTAAGGTGGTTGCTGATCAGGTTGCAGTGGCTTTATCTCATGCTGCAATTCTGGAAGAGTCTCAGCTCATGAGAGAGAAATTGGAGGAACAAAATCGCGCTTTGCAACAGGCGAAAAGGGATGCTATGATGGCAAGCCAGGCAAGAAGCTCATTTCAGAAAGTCATGAGTGATGGGATGAGGAGGCCTATGCACTCGATTTTGGGATTGCTTTCAATGGTGCAAGACGATAATTTGAAGAGCGAACAGAAACTTATCGTGGATGCAATGCTAAGGACGAGCAATGTCTTATCGAACTTGATAAATGATGCCATGGACAATTCGGCAAAGGATGATGGAAGATTCTCTTTGGAGATAAGGTCTTTCAGATTACATTCGATGATAAAGGAAGCGGCTTGCCTTGCCAAGTGCATGTGTGTCTATAGAGGATTTGGTTTTCTGGTCGAGGTCGAGAAGTCTTTGCCGGACAATGTAATGGGTGATGAGAGGAGGGTTTTTCAGGTAATTTTGCACATGGTTGGGAACCTTCTGGATCATAGCCAAAGGGAAGGAACTCTCGTACTTAGAGTTTTCGCCGAAACCGGAAGCCAGGGAAGGACTGACAAAGGGTGGACAAGTTGGAGACCAAGCTCATCTAGTGGTGATGTAAATATTAGATTTGAGATAGGGATCAACAGTAGTGATTCAGAAATTGGGAGCTCGTTTTCTTCAGGATTTGGAGTTAGGAAATTTTCTAGTGATAGGGTCGAAGGCCGATTGAGCTTCAGCATTTGCAAAAGGATAGTTCAG CTGATGCAAGGCAACATATGGTTGGTTCCGAATTCTCATGGTTATCCTCAAAGCATGGCCCTCGTTCTTCGGTTTCAATTACGACCATCAATCAGCATAGCCATCTCGGAACCTGGAGAGTTTTCGGAGCGTACTGGTTCCAATTCTCTGTTGAGAGGTCTGCAAGTTCTATTGGCCGACAACGACGATGTAAATAGGGCAGTGACCCAAAAGTTGCTTCAGAAATTAGGCTGCATTGTAGCCACTGTATCCTCCGGATTCGAATGCCTTACTGCCATCGGACCTGCCGGAACTTCTTTCCAAATCATCCTTTTGGATCTTCACATGCCTGACATAGATGGCTTTGAAGTCACCACGAGGATTCGGAAGTTCAGGAGCCGAAACTGGCCGATTATCGTAGCGTTGACCGTGAATATGGGAGATGAGTTGTGGGAGAAGTGCATGCAGATTGGTATCAATGGAGTTATCCAAAAACCAGTTTTGTTGCAAGGAATTGCAAGTGAGCTCAGAAGACTCATAATTCAGGGAAATAATGTCCTGTGA